The following proteins come from a genomic window of Terriglobia bacterium:
- a CDS encoding CPBP family intramembrane glutamic endopeptidase — MLGIVLEKRLAQRGLAVYFTALVLGSAFFEWKITETGEAIERLPWLMLALMYTPGAASIVARLACREGFGDISFRPGGSEGRRTAFLAWCYPVIVGFAAYGTAWMTGLARFQPPLGPQSHLYVASPAGNLLTSFALTSTLGTIVSAVSAFGEELGWRGYMLTRLIVAGVPKPVLVSGLIWGVWHVPLILTGQYAAGSQPRLSAALFLIGVLADAYLAAYVRLRSGSIWPAVMYHAAWNAIIQLTFDRATVGVPLAVGESGWLTAAIAIGAVIWITRGPWKLQRRPGEPLLNPEL; from the coding sequence ATGTTGGGAATCGTGTTGGAAAAGCGGCTGGCACAGCGGGGATTGGCGGTTTATTTCACTGCACTGGTCCTGGGTTCTGCATTCTTCGAATGGAAGATCACGGAGACCGGCGAAGCGATCGAAAGGCTTCCATGGCTGATGCTGGCTTTAATGTATACACCGGGAGCCGCTTCGATCGTTGCGCGACTGGCGTGCCGCGAGGGCTTCGGCGATATCTCTTTCCGGCCGGGAGGCAGCGAAGGCCGCCGCACGGCGTTTCTCGCCTGGTGTTATCCCGTCATCGTCGGTTTTGCGGCGTACGGCACCGCCTGGATGACCGGCCTCGCAAGATTTCAGCCGCCTCTGGGTCCGCAGTCTCACCTTTATGTGGCCTCTCCGGCAGGGAACCTTTTAACATCGTTTGCGCTGACGTCCACGCTCGGTACCATCGTGAGCGCCGTATCGGCATTCGGAGAAGAACTCGGATGGCGCGGCTATATGTTGACGAGACTGATCGTCGCGGGCGTCCCCAAACCGGTCCTGGTCAGCGGACTGATTTGGGGTGTATGGCACGTGCCGCTCATATTAACCGGGCAATATGCGGCAGGTTCGCAGCCGCGGTTGTCGGCGGCGCTGTTCTTGATCGGTGTGCTTGCGGATGCTTATCTCGCAGCCTACGTGCGTCTTCGATCCGGTAGCATCTGGCCGGCGGTAATGTATCATGCGGCATGGAATGCGATCATTCAGCTTACATTCGACCGCGCGACTGTCGGCGTGCCTCTGGCCGTTGGTGAATCCGGATGGCTGACCGCTGCGATTGCGATCGGCGCAGTGATATGGATCACGCGCGGTCCCTGGAAACTGCAGCGCCGGCCGGGAGAGCCGCTGCTGAACCCGGAATTGTGA